The proteins below are encoded in one region of Microbacterium pygmaeum:
- a CDS encoding TetR/AcrR family transcriptional regulator: protein MPEYAVPTPKRRRGRPRAGEAGGRERIIAAAIDEFGELGYDGSTTRGIAARAGVDAALVHHYFGTKADLFAETIGAPMRPDVDIPALLEGSVDGMGERVVRYVLEAWEKPETRKRGILLMRTGLGNRLTTPLLAGFLQRELFARIAARLDTPDAELRASLVASQVAGLLIARYLLQLPALADASVEDLVARVGPTVQSYLTD from the coding sequence ATGCCGGAGTACGCCGTCCCCACGCCGAAACGGCGCCGCGGGCGACCCAGGGCCGGCGAGGCCGGCGGGCGCGAGCGCATCATCGCCGCGGCGATCGACGAGTTCGGCGAACTCGGCTACGACGGGTCGACCACGCGCGGGATCGCCGCCCGCGCCGGGGTCGACGCGGCGCTCGTGCACCACTACTTCGGCACCAAGGCGGATCTGTTCGCCGAGACGATCGGGGCGCCGATGCGCCCCGACGTCGACATCCCTGCGCTCCTGGAGGGTTCCGTCGACGGCATGGGCGAGCGCGTCGTGCGCTACGTGCTGGAGGCGTGGGAGAAGCCCGAGACGCGCAAGCGCGGCATCCTGCTGATGCGCACCGGCCTCGGCAATCGCCTCACCACGCCCCTGCTCGCCGGCTTCCTGCAGCGCGAGTTGTTCGCGCGGATCGCTGCGCGCCTCGACACGCCGGACGCCGAGCTGCGGGCGAGCCTCGTGGCCAGCCAGGTCGCAGGACTGCTGATCGCGCGCTACCTCCTGCAGCTTCCCGCACTCGCCGACGCGAGCGTCGAAGACCTCGTGGCGCGCGTCGGACCCACGGTGCAGAGTTATCTCACGGACTGA
- a CDS encoding DUF4287 domain-containing protein: MSFQAYLDNIEDKTGLTPRQFIDLAGEKGFGPGTKSGEIVSWLAEDYGLGRGHAMALVHVITKGDAKHVGTGTAHSDASDTLWLDGKASNPDR, encoded by the coding sequence ATGTCGTTCCAGGCGTACCTCGACAACATCGAGGACAAGACCGGGCTGACGCCCCGCCAGTTCATCGACCTCGCCGGGGAGAAGGGCTTCGGCCCTGGCACCAAGTCGGGCGAGATCGTGTCCTGGCTCGCGGAGGACTACGGCCTCGGCCGCGGTCACGCGATGGCGCTCGTGCACGTCATCACGAAGGGCGACGCGAAACACGTCGGCACCGGCACCGCGCACAGCGATGCGTCCGACACGCTCTGGCTCGACGGCAAGGCGAGCAATCCCGACCGCTGA
- a CDS encoding ABC transporter ATP-binding protein, whose translation MMNNALESAVDVRGLTVRRGKTEVFAGLDVTIPRGQITGLLGPSGCGKTTLMRSIVGVQKVAAGTVTVLGEPAGSTPLRRRVAYDTQAASVYGDLTVRQNLRYFARVLGAPRADVDRVIGQVGLDAHRDQQVDSLSGGQENRVSLAVAMLGSPELIVLDEPTVGLDPVLRAELWTLFRALADAGATMIVSSHVMDEALRCDRLLLMRSGRIIADTTPDGLLAETGASDPDAAFLTLIERDQR comes from the coding sequence ATGATGAATAATGCGCTCGAGTCCGCCGTGGATGTCCGCGGTCTCACCGTGCGCCGCGGGAAGACCGAGGTCTTCGCCGGGCTCGACGTCACGATTCCGCGCGGACAGATCACCGGACTGCTCGGGCCATCCGGCTGCGGCAAGACGACCCTGATGCGCTCGATCGTCGGCGTCCAGAAGGTCGCGGCCGGCACCGTCACCGTGCTCGGTGAACCGGCCGGCAGCACGCCGCTTCGCCGACGGGTCGCCTACGACACCCAGGCCGCCTCTGTCTACGGCGACCTCACCGTGCGCCAGAACCTCCGCTACTTCGCTCGCGTGCTCGGCGCCCCCCGCGCAGACGTGGACCGCGTGATCGGCCAGGTCGGACTCGACGCCCACCGCGACCAGCAGGTCGATTCACTGAGCGGCGGACAGGAGAATCGCGTCTCGCTTGCGGTGGCGATGCTCGGTTCACCCGAGCTGATCGTGCTCGACGAACCGACCGTGGGCCTGGATCCAGTCCTTCGCGCCGAGCTGTGGACGCTGTTCCGCGCGCTCGCCGATGCGGGCGCGACGATGATCGTGAGCAGCCACGTGATGGACGAGGCGCTGCGGTGCGACCGGCTCCTGCTGATGCGCAGCGGCCGGATCATCGCCGACACGACCCCGGACGGGTTGCTGGCCGAGACCGGTGCGAGTGATCCGGATGCCGCGTTCCTCACGCTCATCGAGAGGGATCAGCGGTGA
- a CDS encoding ABC transporter permease yields the protein MNGARTAATAGRVLRQLSHDPRSIALMLVAPSLLVGLFAWLFSDQDGVFDQYGGPILALFPFIVMFLITSITTLRERRSGTLERLMTTPLGKGDFILGYGLALGLMASLQAVITVSFAVFVCRLEVDGPIWQLGLVAVVDAILGTAMGLLASAFARTEFQAVQFMPLIVFPQVILGGLFMPRDQMPEALEVISDFLPLSYAIDAINAVTAGDDGWDLYRPLLIVVAFAVGCLILASLTLRRRTP from the coding sequence GTGAACGGCGCCCGCACCGCGGCCACTGCCGGCCGCGTGCTCCGCCAGCTCAGCCACGACCCGCGCTCGATCGCGCTCATGCTGGTGGCACCCAGCCTGCTGGTCGGCCTCTTCGCCTGGCTCTTCAGTGACCAGGACGGCGTGTTCGACCAGTACGGCGGGCCCATCCTCGCGCTGTTCCCGTTCATCGTGATGTTTCTGATCACCTCGATCACGACGCTGCGCGAGCGGCGATCGGGGACCCTCGAGCGCCTCATGACCACCCCGCTCGGCAAGGGCGACTTCATCCTCGGCTACGGCTTGGCGCTCGGGCTGATGGCGAGCCTGCAAGCCGTGATCACGGTCAGCTTCGCCGTCTTCGTGTGCCGGCTCGAAGTCGACGGGCCGATCTGGCAGCTCGGGCTGGTGGCTGTCGTCGACGCGATCCTCGGCACGGCGATGGGGCTGCTGGCGAGCGCCTTCGCGCGCACCGAGTTCCAGGCGGTGCAGTTCATGCCGCTGATCGTGTTCCCCCAGGTGATCCTCGGCGGGCTGTTCATGCCGCGCGATCAGATGCCGGAGGCACTGGAGGTCATCTCCGACTTCCTGCCGCTCAGCTACGCGATCGACGCCATCAACGCGGTGACCGCGGGGGATGACGGGTGGGACCTGTACCGGCCGCTGCTGATCGTCGTCGCCTTCGCGGTGGGATGCCTGATCCTGGCGTCCCTGACCCTGCGACGGCGCACGCCCTGA